The proteins below come from a single Miscanthus floridulus cultivar M001 chromosome 1, ASM1932011v1, whole genome shotgun sequence genomic window:
- the LOC136487869 gene encoding uncharacterized protein: MRIRKSASRLLGSAYSASAAPPVGAAPAFDLLPPPAPAAHLAPCSATGFSGPSASSAEPCELSRSPWDLIAELSLSDPQVEDDIVDKYFVHVTTRSSWLFSATMPAASSTKKKNLQAAAGGDSTKLRRDTVKKPAAMSKEKEGEANKKAKVKKEEGQNAGAARVWLCKKNDGKRWHCNRPVSQPDTLCEYHFVQKRSYLNPDFEFPSVAKLEEAAPVPVPVPVPVPAAASKSSTRNKPRKKKPGSDLSATEGFYYYAGFGPFRSKRQCRSGGMNGPPVPAKQEEDEDHAKDDASPSQQQAEVDEGHDDTNQTATAACGDASSCEDDTAGIAGVDEGSSSDDDFDGLGISGHSMNGNGDPKASNGDGKRKIPWKRWRKPVKARSLKSLM; this comes from the exons ATGCGGATCCGCAAGAGCGCCTCCCGCCTCCTAGGCTCTGCCTACTCCGCCTCCGCTGCCCCGCCCGTTGGTGCGGCGCCTGCGTTCGACCTGCTGCCGCCGCCAGCGCCGGCGGCGCATCTGGCTCCGTGCTCCGCGACCGGCTTCTCGGGCCCCTCTGCTTCCTCTGCGGAGCCCTGCGAGCTCAGCCGCTCGCCATGGGACCTCATCGCCGAGCTCTCCCTCTCCGACCCACAG GTGGAGGATGACATCGTGGATAAGTACTTCGTCCATGTCACGACCCGCTCGAGCTGGCTCTTCTCAGCCACCATGCCAGCCGCCTCctccaccaagaagaagaacctgcaggctgcagctggtGGGGATAGCACGAAGCTGCGCCGTGACACTGTGAAGAAGCCTGCTGCAATGAGTAAGGAGAAGGAGGGCGAGGCCAATAAGAAGGCAAAGGTCAAGAAAGAGGAGGGGCAGAATGCGGGAGCAGCACGGGTCTGGTTGTGCAAGAAGAACGACGGCAAACGGTGGCACTGCAACCGACCAGTGAGCCAACCCGACACCCTCTGTGAGTACCATTTCGTGCAGAAGCGCTCCTACTTAAACCCCGATTTCGAGTTCCCCTCTGTGGCAAAATTGGAGGAGGCAGCGccagtgccggtgccggtgccggtgccggtgccagcAGCTGCCTCCAAGTCCTCCACACGCAACAAGCCGAGGAAGAAGAAGCCTGGCAGTGACCTCAGTGCGACTGAGGGCTTCTACTACTATGCTGGGTTCGGCCCATTCCGGTCCAAGAGGCAGTGTAGAAGCGGCGGCATGAACGGACCTCCTGTGCCTGCaaagcaagaagaagatgaggatcacGCGAAAGATGATGCTTCTCCGAGTCAGCAGCAGGCTGAAGTTGATGAGGGTCATGATGATACCAATCAGACTGCGACTGCAGCCTGCGGTGATGCATCTAGCTGCGAAGATGACACAGCAGGGATTGCTGGCGTCGATGAGGGGAGCAGCAGCGATGACGACTTTGATGGACTTGGTATCTCTGGCCACAGCATGAATGGAAATGGTGATCCCAAAGCTAGCAATGGTGATGGCAAGAGGAAGATCCCGTGGAAGCGGTGGAGGAAGCCCGTGAAGGCGCGGTCGCTCAAGTCCTTGATGTAA